Proteins co-encoded in one Jeotgalibacillus malaysiensis genomic window:
- a CDS encoding GTP-binding protein: MSLKYIATSASAAILAFTVFSTDANAETQHEEHQIREMIEMQKGFPDSMPRFVYDSGLSFEYPDAVRGIYVTGHSAGGERFETLLDLMDNTDLNAMVVDVKEDHGYLTYKPEEDSPFSDIGQPYIKDMREMLETLEEHEVYPIARVVVFKDSVLAEKRPDLSFQENGQVWANGRGESFVNPFMKEVWDYNVDIAIEAAKMGFKEIQFDYVRFPEGFETRDDLLEYGTGDYADDGSDDTNERVDAVTDFVEYASDQLKPYDVDVSVDIFGYSATLPEAPGIGQNFNRISEHVDVISSMIYPSHWTSYFGIEKPDLEPYNLIAEYAKVENAKLGELENPPVSRPWIQDFTASYLGAGNYLVYGPNEVKAQIDALYDNGINEFLLWNAGNTYTGGVDYLP, translated from the coding sequence GATTGAAATGCAAAAAGGATTCCCGGACTCTATGCCAAGGTTTGTTTACGACTCAGGATTATCATTTGAATATCCCGATGCTGTAAGAGGGATATATGTAACCGGTCATTCTGCCGGTGGAGAAAGATTCGAAACGCTTTTAGACTTGATGGACAATACAGACTTAAATGCAATGGTCGTTGACGTGAAAGAGGATCATGGTTATCTGACATATAAGCCTGAAGAAGACTCACCTTTTTCAGATATTGGACAGCCATACATAAAAGATATGCGTGAAATGCTTGAAACTCTTGAAGAGCATGAAGTATATCCGATTGCACGCGTCGTTGTTTTCAAAGATTCTGTATTAGCGGAAAAGAGACCGGATCTGTCATTTCAGGAAAATGGACAGGTTTGGGCTAATGGACGGGGAGAATCATTTGTAAATCCGTTTATGAAAGAAGTATGGGATTATAACGTAGATATTGCGATTGAAGCTGCGAAAATGGGCTTTAAAGAAATTCAGTTTGACTATGTAAGATTCCCTGAAGGGTTCGAGACTCGCGATGATCTCCTCGAGTATGGCACAGGTGATTATGCTGATGATGGCAGCGATGACACAAATGAGCGTGTAGATGCTGTAACAGACTTTGTTGAATACGCTTCAGATCAGCTTAAACCTTATGATGTGGATGTTTCAGTTGATATCTTCGGCTACTCAGCTACATTACCTGAAGCGCCGGGAATCGGTCAGAACTTTAACCGTATTTCTGAGCATGTAGATGTGATTTCATCCATGATCTATCCAAGTCACTGGACTTCATATTTCGGGATTGAAAAGCCGGACCTTGAGCCGTATAATCTGATTGCAGAATACGCAAAAGTTGAAAATGCAAAGCTTGGAGAGCTGGAGAATCCCCCAGTTTCAAGACCATGGATTCAGGACTTTACTGCATCCTATCTTGGTGCAGGCAACTACCTGGTTTACGGACCAAATGAAGTAAAAGCACAAATTGACGCACTTTATGACAATGGTATTAATGAATTCCTACTGTGGAATGCAGGAAACACATACACAGGTGGAGTGGATTACCTGCCTTAA
- a CDS encoding acetyltransferase, whose translation MHWYEKLKDYFPVEEMKSREHMETLLKERSDIYHKDESDKHVLMYVETKEFIFIDYLFVSGAARGEGLGGKLIQKLKDKNKPIILEVEPVDYEDTDTEKRLRFYKRAGFQHATSIGYNRRSLATNEVNTMEILYWAPGEESEEVIYEAMKKTYEDIHTYKDKTFYGDEYEPVDQVLKKDRENAEDVLKEI comes from the coding sequence ATGCACTGGTATGAAAAATTAAAAGATTACTTCCCGGTGGAAGAAATGAAATCGCGAGAACATATGGAAACGCTTTTAAAAGAGAGAAGCGATATTTATCATAAAGATGAAAGTGATAAGCATGTACTCATGTATGTGGAAACAAAAGAGTTTATTTTTATCGACTACCTTTTTGTCTCAGGAGCGGCCAGAGGGGAAGGTCTTGGTGGGAAACTGATTCAGAAGCTGAAGGATAAAAATAAGCCGATCATTCTTGAAGTTGAACCGGTGGACTATGAAGACACTGATACAGAAAAGCGTCTGCGTTTTTACAAGCGTGCAGGTTTTCAGCATGCAACTTCAATCGGCTACAACCGCCGTTCCCTTGCGACAAATGAAGTGAATACAATGGAGATTCTTTATTGGGCTCCCGGTGAAGAAAGTGAAGAAGTAATTTATGAAGCAATGAAAAAAACATATGAAGATATTCACACTTACAAGGACAAAACTTTTTACGGCGATGAATATGAGCCTGTAGATCAGGTGCTGAAAAAAGACCGTGAAAACGCAGAAGATGTACTGAAAGAAATTTGA
- a CDS encoding ArsR family transcriptional regulator, with amino-acid sequence MEEHEIPYTERNIFSEPLSIEEIKEVLRMTEDGTDEIISTRSKIFQKLNVDLESLPLQDLFELIQENPGLLRRPIIMDEKRLQVGYNEDEIRRFLPRKVRTFQLLEAQKMVN; translated from the coding sequence TTGGAAGAACATGAGATTCCATATACAGAAAGAAATATCTTCTCTGAACCGTTAAGTATTGAGGAAATCAAAGAAGTGCTTCGAATGACTGAAGATGGAACTGATGAGATCATCTCTACAAGATCTAAAATCTTTCAAAAGCTGAATGTCGATTTAGAATCTCTGCCACTGCAGGATCTATTCGAACTGATCCAGGAAAACCCGGGATTACTTAGACGTCCGATTATTATGGATGAAAAGCGTCTTCAGGTTGGTTACAACGAAGATGAAATCCGCAGATTCCTGCCAAGAAAAGTACGTACATTCCAGCTGCTTGAAGCGCAAAAAATGGTAAATTAA
- a CDS encoding adaptor protein produces the protein MEIERINDHTVKFYISYGDIEDRGFDREEIWYNRDKSEELFWEMMDEVHQEEDFTVEGPLWIQVQALEKGLEILVTKAQVTKDGQKFELPMQDDKNGTGLSNQIEDYLDQHFDMEDEQQEELEMKLVMRFQDFEDVISLSKRFETEDRLTTKLFSYENHYFMYIEFPENQFEEDDFENISSLLYEYGKETNVTVHRLEEYGKVIMKDQVFKQIVEYFS, from the coding sequence ATGGAAATTGAACGCATTAATGATCATACTGTAAAGTTTTATATTTCTTACGGAGATATAGAAGACAGAGGATTTGACAGAGAAGAAATTTGGTATAACCGTGATAAAAGTGAAGAGCTCTTCTGGGAAATGATGGATGAGGTTCATCAGGAAGAAGACTTTACTGTAGAAGGACCGCTATGGATTCAAGTGCAGGCGCTTGAAAAAGGCCTTGAAATCCTTGTAACGAAAGCACAGGTTACAAAGGATGGCCAAAAGTTCGAATTGCCGATGCAGGATGATAAAAACGGTACAGGACTTTCCAATCAGATTGAGGATTATCTTGATCAGCATTTTGATATGGAAGATGAACAGCAGGAAGAGTTGGAAATGAAGCTTGTCATGCGTTTCCAGGACTTTGAGGACGTCATTTCGCTGTCAAAAAGATTCGAAACAGAAGACCGTTTAACAACAAAGTTATTCTCTTATGAAAACCACTACTTTATGTATATTGAATTTCCTGAAAACCAATTCGAAGAAGATGATTTTGAAAACATCTCAAGTCTTTTATACGAATATGGTAAAGAAACTAACGTGACTGTTCACCGTCTGGAAGAATACGGTAAAGTGATCATGAAGGATCAGGTATTTAAACAAATCGTTGAATATTTCAGCTAA
- a CDS encoding oligopeptidase PepB — translation MSSQAVKKLKARNEVPEELTWNLEAIFSTDEAWHSEYREVLEESKKAEEIQGTLGNSADSFYEALKFQDSVMERLERLYTYSHMRHDQDTGNSTYQGMDDRAKNLVSQVSSAFAFMLPEILSIEEEKIHQFLQEKPELETYRHSLEVLNAQRPHVLTAEMEGLLAEASEVLNGSANTFGTLNNADLTFPTIKDENGEEVEVTHGRFINFLESSDQRVRRDAFKAVYETYGKFRNTFASTLGGQVKKDNFNARIRKYRSARHAALSNNSIPEDVYENLTGTINKNLHLLHRYVKLRKKVLGLDEIHMYDLYTPLVKDVAMKVSYGEAKQLMTDGLKPLGDDYLSVVNEGLSSRWVDVEENKGKRSGAYSSGAFGTNPYILMNWQDNVNNLFTLAHEFGHSVHSYYSRSNQPYHDSGYSIFVAEVASTCNEALLNDHLLATIDDEKKRLYILNHFLEGFRGTVFRQTMFAEFEHKIHQMAQDGEALTADTLTKEYYELNKKYFGEDLVVDEEIGLEWARIPHFYYNYYVYQYATGYSAATALSKKILDEGEPAVEKYINEFLKAGSSDYPIEVLKKAGVDMTTAQPIEEACKVFEEKLNEMEALLDRIN, via the coding sequence ATGTCCAGTCAGGCAGTAAAAAAATTAAAAGCTAGAAATGAAGTACCGGAAGAATTAACTTGGAACCTTGAAGCAATTTTTTCAACCGATGAAGCGTGGCATAGTGAATATAGAGAAGTGCTTGAAGAATCTAAAAAGGCAGAAGAGATCCAGGGAACACTTGGAAATAGCGCAGATTCTTTTTATGAAGCATTAAAGTTCCAGGACTCAGTGATGGAACGCCTCGAGAGACTATATACATATTCACATATGCGTCATGATCAGGATACTGGCAATTCAACTTATCAGGGAATGGATGACCGCGCTAAAAACCTGGTGTCACAGGTGAGTAGTGCATTTGCATTTATGCTTCCTGAGATTTTATCAATTGAAGAAGAGAAAATTCATCAGTTCTTACAGGAAAAGCCTGAGCTTGAAACATACAGACACTCGCTTGAAGTGCTGAATGCACAGCGACCACACGTTTTAACTGCAGAGATGGAAGGCTTGCTTGCAGAGGCTTCTGAAGTGCTGAATGGATCAGCAAATACATTCGGAACGTTAAATAACGCGGATCTTACTTTTCCAACGATCAAGGATGAAAACGGCGAAGAAGTAGAAGTCACACACGGCCGTTTTATTAATTTCCTTGAAAGCAGTGACCAGCGTGTCAGACGTGACGCATTTAAAGCTGTTTATGAAACATATGGAAAGTTCCGTAATACGTTCGCTTCAACACTTGGTGGCCAGGTGAAAAAGGATAATTTCAACGCCAGAATCAGAAAATATCGTTCAGCGAGACATGCTGCACTTTCAAATAACAGTATCCCTGAAGATGTATATGAAAACCTGACGGGTACAATCAATAAAAATCTGCATTTGCTTCACCGCTATGTAAAGCTGCGTAAAAAAGTGCTTGGTCTTGATGAGATCCATATGTATGATCTTTATACGCCGCTCGTTAAGGATGTTGCGATGAAGGTGTCTTATGGTGAAGCAAAGCAGCTGATGACAGACGGACTTAAACCGCTTGGCGATGACTATCTGAGCGTCGTTAATGAAGGGTTGTCAAGCAGATGGGTTGATGTAGAGGAGAATAAGGGAAAGCGCAGTGGCGCATACTCTTCAGGCGCATTTGGCACAAATCCTTATATTCTGATGAACTGGCAGGATAATGTTAATAACCTGTTTACACTTGCACATGAGTTTGGACATAGTGTACACAGCTATTATTCCAGATCTAATCAGCCATATCATGATAGCGGATATTCAATTTTCGTAGCAGAGGTTGCGTCTACGTGTAATGAAGCGCTACTAAACGATCACTTACTTGCAACAATTGATGATGAGAAAAAGCGCTTATATATCCTGAATCATTTTCTTGAAGGCTTCAGAGGCACAGTGTTCAGACAGACAATGTTTGCTGAGTTTGAACATAAAATCCATCAGATGGCTCAGGACGGGGAAGCACTGACTGCAGATACGCTCACAAAAGAGTACTACGAGCTAAATAAGAAGTACTTTGGTGAGGACTTGGTTGTGGATGAAGAAATTGGTCTGGAATGGGCGAGAATTCCACATTTCTACTATAATTACTATGTTTATCAATACGCAACAGGCTACAGTGCTGCTACTGCCTTAAGCAAGAAGATTCTGGATGAGGGAGAGCCTGCTGTCGAGAAGTATATCAATGAATTTTTAAAAGCCGGAAGCTCTGATTATCCGATTGAAGTGCTTAAAAAAGCAGGAGTGGATATGACAACAGCTCAGCCGATTGAAGAAGCATGTAAGGTCTTTGAAGAAAAACTGAACGAAATGGAAGCATTGCTTGATCGCATAAACTGA
- a CDS encoding globin, with the protein MNEQNRTPYEYIGEAKLTELVNAFYTRVGNHPELKSIFPDDLTETARKQKQFLTQYLGGPQLYTEEHGHPMLRARHLPHVITPSRAEAWLSCMNEAMDETGVEGDFRDALYYRLSLTAKHMVNTPEHEGDQW; encoded by the coding sequence ATGAATGAACAGAATAGAACACCATACGAATATATTGGTGAAGCTAAACTAACTGAACTCGTTAACGCTTTTTATACAAGAGTTGGCAATCACCCAGAACTAAAATCAATATTTCCTGATGACCTTACAGAGACTGCCAGAAAGCAAAAACAGTTTTTAACACAGTACCTTGGAGGTCCTCAGCTTTATACTGAAGAACACGGTCATCCGATGCTCAGAGCAAGACACCTGCCTCATGTGATTACACCATCCCGTGCTGAAGCCTGGTTAAGCTGTATGAACGAAGCAATGGATGAAACAGGTGTTGAGGGCGACTTCAGAGATGCGCTATACTACCGCCTGTCACTGACAGCCAAGCATATGGTGAACACGCCTGAACATGAAGGTGATCAATGGTGA
- a CDS encoding GTP pyrophosphokinase: MKWETFLEPYKQAVDELKIKLKGMRTQFQLEQTHSPIEFVTGRVKPIASILDKAREKEISEDEFNRLAYQIQDIAGLRMMCQFVDDIEKVVKLLRQRRDFIIVEEKDYISHKKSSGYRSYHVVIEYPVQTINGEKKILAEIQIRTLAMNFWATIEHSLNYKYQGQFPEDIQNRLQRAAEAAFRLDEEMSEIREEIQEAQAFFQKKKEKGNQHKDHRKNGWNGGGTR, from the coding sequence ATGAAATGGGAGACATTTCTGGAGCCTTATAAACAGGCTGTAGACGAATTGAAAATAAAATTAAAAGGGATGCGGACACAATTTCAGCTTGAACAGACCCATTCCCCGATTGAATTTGTAACAGGAAGGGTAAAGCCCATTGCAAGCATTTTAGATAAGGCAAGGGAAAAAGAGATCTCCGAGGATGAATTTAACCGGCTTGCTTATCAGATTCAGGATATTGCCGGCCTTCGAATGATGTGTCAGTTTGTAGATGACATTGAAAAAGTGGTTAAACTGTTAAGGCAGCGAAGGGATTTTATCATTGTTGAAGAAAAAGATTACATTTCTCACAAAAAATCAAGTGGATACAGGTCCTATCACGTTGTCATTGAGTACCCCGTACAGACGATTAACGGCGAAAAGAAAATTCTTGCTGAAATACAGATCAGAACGCTTGCCATGAATTTCTGGGCGACAATTGAGCATTCATTAAACTATAAATATCAGGGGCAGTTTCCTGAAGATATCCAAAACAGACTACAGCGTGCTGCTGAAGCGGCTTTCAGGCTTGATGAGGAAATGTCTGAGATCAGAGAAGAAATTCAGGAAGCCCAGGCCTTTTTTCAAAAAAAGAAGGAAAAAGGTAATCAGCACAAGGATCATCGAAAAAATGGATGGAATGGAGGAGGGACACGATGA
- a CDS encoding inorganic polyphosphate/ATP-NAD kinase: MKFAITSKGDAKSNALMHKMRTYLKDFNLEYDEKEPEIVISVGGDGTLLYAFHRYSSRLSKTAFVGVHTGHLGFYADWVPDEIEKLVIAIAKTPYQIIEYPLMEAIIRYKNGGRETRYLALNESTVKSVDGTLVMDVEIRGQHFEVFRGDGLCLSTPSGSTAYNKALGGAIIHPSLPSIQLAEMASINNRVFRTVGSPLIMPAHHTCMLKPVNRSDFMITIDHLTLVHKDVKSIQYRVADEKIRFARFRPFPFWKRVHDSFIDG; the protein is encoded by the coding sequence ATGAAGTTTGCAATCACATCAAAAGGCGATGCAAAATCAAATGCACTGATGCATAAAATGCGCACATACTTAAAAGATTTCAACCTTGAATATGACGAGAAGGAACCTGAAATCGTTATTTCAGTCGGCGGAGACGGTACGCTCCTTTACGCGTTTCACCGCTACAGCTCCCGCCTGTCAAAGACGGCCTTTGTCGGCGTACATACAGGACACCTTGGATTTTATGCTGACTGGGTACCTGATGAAATTGAAAAACTCGTTATTGCGATTGCAAAAACCCCTTATCAGATCATTGAATACCCTCTGATGGAAGCCATTATCCGCTATAAAAACGGCGGTCGTGAAACGCGCTATCTCGCATTGAATGAATCTACAGTTAAAAGTGTAGATGGCACGCTTGTAATGGACGTAGAGATCAGGGGACAGCATTTTGAAGTATTCAGGGGTGACGGACTTTGTCTGTCTACACCTTCAGGCTCAACTGCCTATAATAAAGCGCTTGGCGGAGCAATTATCCATCCGTCTCTACCTTCAATTCAACTCGCAGAAATGGCATCTATCAACAACAGGGTATTCAGAACAGTCGGCTCACCGCTCATTATGCCGGCACACCATACGTGTATGCTAAAGCCGGTCAACCGATCTGATTTTATGATTACGATTGATCATTTAACACTTGTGCACAAGGATGTAAAGTCGATTCAGTATCGGGTGGCTGATGAAAAAATCAGGTTTGCCAGATTCAGACCTTTCCCATTCTGGAAGAGAGTTCATGACTCATTTATTGATGGATAA
- a CDS encoding RNA pseudouridine synthase yields the protein MEWTAGAEEEGMLLREFLGLKGISKRGLTSIKYDGGGIFVNNEEVTVRRKCHEGDKVKIYFPPETRSDSLIPEDLSLEVLYEDSFLIAVYKPAGMNTIPSRDAQTGSLANALAGYYDKHAIAAGIHIATRLDKDTSGVVLAAKYAHIHHLVSEMQQANLVNREYIGIAEGHVSEDDGTIDQPIARKPDSIITRMVDSQGRRAITHYKKLAEGDRHTMLSFKLETGRTHQIRVHTSWLGYPLAGDDLYGGTCELISRQALHCKKLLLPHPVTRTELTIESPLPGDLTLLMKKTGMIT from the coding sequence ATGGAATGGACGGCAGGAGCGGAAGAAGAAGGGATGCTGCTGCGTGAGTTTTTAGGATTGAAAGGGATCTCTAAAAGAGGTTTAACGTCAATTAAATATGATGGTGGCGGGATTTTTGTCAATAATGAAGAAGTCACCGTCCGCAGGAAATGTCACGAAGGGGATAAGGTGAAAATTTATTTTCCTCCTGAGACCAGAAGTGACTCTTTGATTCCGGAAGACCTTAGTCTTGAAGTACTATATGAGGACAGTTTTCTGATTGCAGTCTATAAACCTGCCGGCATGAATACAATCCCGTCACGTGATGCCCAGACTGGCTCGCTTGCCAATGCACTGGCCGGTTATTATGACAAACATGCGATTGCAGCGGGTATTCATATTGCAACAAGACTTGATAAAGACACTTCAGGTGTCGTACTTGCTGCTAAATACGCGCATATCCATCATCTGGTGAGTGAGATGCAGCAGGCGAACCTTGTGAATCGAGAATATATAGGAATTGCAGAAGGCCATGTTTCTGAAGATGATGGAACAATTGATCAGCCGATTGCACGCAAGCCGGACAGTATCATTACAAGAATGGTGGATAGCCAGGGAAGACGTGCGATCACCCATTATAAAAAATTGGCTGAAGGCGACAGGCATACAATGCTTTCATTTAAACTTGAAACAGGCAGAACGCATCAGATCAGGGTCCACACTTCATGGCTCGGCTATCCGCTTGCAGGCGATGATTTGTACGGCGGCACATGTGAATTGATCAGCAGACAGGCGCTTCACTGCAAAAAGCTCTTGCTGCCTCACCCTGTCACCCGCACTGAGCTTACCATCGAATCACCATTACCCGGTGATTTGACATTACTAATGAAAAAAACTGGCATGATCACGTAA
- a CDS encoding metallophosphatase, whose amino-acid sequence MQIDIIGDIHGCHDEWVSLTKKLGYSWETGLPVHPVGRHLAFVGDLTDRGPDSVQVIRDVFRVVKDHHAFYVPGNHCNKLYRYLKGNNVKLIHGLETTAAELERLSEKERKIVTEQFLTLYEEAPLYHVLDHKRLVIAHAGIREEDIGQFNKRVAVFVLYGDITGEKNEKGLPVRKDWARHYKGKPWIVYGHTPVHEARFKNRTVNIDTGAVFGNKLTALRYPEMEVVSVPSSMSYNPEKFRDNELA is encoded by the coding sequence ATGCAAATCGATATTATAGGTGATATTCATGGTTGTCATGATGAGTGGGTTTCTTTAACTAAAAAGCTCGGTTATTCCTGGGAAACCGGTTTACCTGTCCACCCCGTCGGAAGACACCTTGCGTTTGTCGGGGATCTGACAGATAGAGGTCCTGATTCAGTCCAGGTGATCAGAGATGTTTTCAGGGTTGTAAAAGATCATCATGCTTTTTATGTACCCGGGAATCACTGTAATAAGCTCTACCGTTATCTGAAAGGAAATAATGTGAAGCTGATTCACGGGCTTGAGACAACTGCTGCTGAACTGGAAAGACTGTCAGAAAAGGAAAGAAAAATAGTCACTGAGCAGTTTTTAACACTTTATGAAGAAGCACCTCTATATCACGTACTTGATCATAAACGCCTGGTGATTGCTCATGCCGGCATTAGAGAAGAGGACATTGGTCAGTTCAATAAGCGGGTCGCTGTATTTGTACTATATGGTGATATTACAGGAGAGAAAAATGAAAAAGGCCTGCCTGTCAGAAAAGACTGGGCAAGGCATTATAAAGGAAAACCATGGATTGTCTATGGTCATACGCCTGTACATGAAGCAAGGTTTAAAAACCGTACAGTCAATATTGATACTGGGGCTGTTTTTGGCAATAAACTGACTGCGCTCAGGTATCCTGAGATGGAAGTCGTGTCTGTGCCATCTTCAATGAGCTATAATCCCGAAAAATTCAGAGATAATGAACTGGCATGA
- a CDS encoding magnesium transporter MgtE, with the protein MAEQELEKETVIDEDYLIKTLENNEFDVFRDEYFNLHPYDRAQFYFRLEPEQRVKIYEYLSPEEMGEIIENIEADDEDYEPLFAEMNAQYAADTLSHMYTDDAVDVLNELNKDQAASYLTIMDQESAKEIKNLLHYEEYTAGSIMTTEFISIPEHSTVRSAMAILRNKAPDAETIYYTFVINEDRQLVGVVSLRDLITSEEDRLIKEIMSDRVVSVSVSEDQENVARMMKDYDFLALPVVDFQQHLLGIITVDDIIDVLDEEASDDYSKLAGVSDMDSRDRTPIRAARKRLPWLIALLFLGMLTANLIGSFEDTLEQVAILAVFIPLIAGMAGNTGTQALAVAVRSIATGDIKDESKMKLIIREAGTGLITGTVCGILVTGIVYVWQGSFFLGLLVGFSIFASLIVATLAGSLVPLVMHKFNIDPAVASGPFITTINDIISILIYFGIATSFMGYLQP; encoded by the coding sequence ATGGCTGAACAGGAACTAGAAAAAGAAACAGTAATTGATGAAGACTATTTAATAAAAACGCTTGAGAACAATGAGTTTGATGTTTTTAGGGATGAGTACTTTAATCTGCATCCTTATGATCGTGCCCAGTTTTATTTCAGGCTTGAGCCAGAGCAGCGTGTAAAAATTTATGAATATCTGTCCCCTGAAGAAATGGGGGAAATCATCGAAAATATTGAAGCGGATGATGAGGATTACGAGCCGCTTTTTGCTGAGATGAATGCCCAGTATGCTGCAGATACGCTTTCACATATGTATACAGATGATGCAGTAGACGTATTAAATGAATTAAACAAGGATCAGGCAGCAAGTTATTTAACAATTATGGATCAGGAGTCTGCAAAGGAAATTAAGAACCTGCTTCATTATGAGGAATATACTGCCGGGTCCATTATGACAACAGAATTTATCTCAATCCCCGAGCACTCCACGGTCCGTTCAGCAATGGCGATCTTAAGAAACAAAGCGCCGGACGCTGAGACCATTTACTATACGTTTGTCATTAATGAAGACAGACAACTTGTCGGCGTTGTGTCATTAAGAGATCTGATCACTTCAGAAGAAGACAGGCTGATCAAGGAGATTATGTCAGACAGAGTCGTATCCGTTTCAGTAAGTGAAGACCAGGAAAACGTTGCGAGAATGATGAAGGATTACGACTTTCTCGCACTGCCGGTTGTTGACTTTCAGCAGCATTTACTTGGAATTATCACAGTCGATGATATCATCGACGTTCTAGATGAAGAGGCTTCTGATGACTACTCAAAGCTTGCCGGGGTCTCAGATATGGACTCCCGCGACCGTACACCAATCAGAGCTGCAAGAAAACGTCTGCCATGGCTGATTGCCCTACTTTTCCTGGGCATGCTTACAGCTAACTTGATAGGAAGCTTTGAAGATACACTTGAACAGGTAGCGATCCTTGCCGTATTTATTCCACTGATCGCAGGGATGGCCGGAAACACAGGAACACAGGCACTGGCCGTTGCAGTCAGAAGTATTGCTACAGGTGATATTAAAGATGAAAGTAAAATGAAACTCATCATAAGAGAAGCAGGCACAGGTCTGATCACAGGTACAGTTTGCGGGATACTTGTTACAGGAATCGTATACGTATGGCAGGGTTCATTTTTTCTCGGTCTACTCGTCGGATTCTCGATCTTTGCATCATTAATTGTCGCGACACTTGCTGGCTCGCTTGTCCCGCTTGTCATGCACAAATTCAACATCGACCCGGCCGTCGCATCAGGCCCATTTATTACAACCATCAACGATATCATCAGTATTTTGATTTACTTTGGCATTGCAACATCGTTTATGGGATACTTACAGCCTTAA
- a CDS encoding enoyl-ACP reductase, producing the protein MSLSLKGKTIVVMGVANKRSIAWGIARSLDEAGANLVFTYAGERFEKPVRDLVSTLKGNHELILPCDITNDDEIKSCFNTIKESVGTIHGFAHCIAFAAKEDLQGEYTNTNRDNFLLAHNISSYSLTAVAKEARPLMTEGGSIVTLTYLGGERILPNYNVMGVAKASLEASVRYLAGDLGKDNIRVNSISAGPIRTLSAKGINDFNSILKEIEEKAPLRRNTTPEEVGDTAAFLFSDYSRGMTGENLHVDSGYHIVG; encoded by the coding sequence ATGAGCTTATCACTAAAAGGAAAAACAATTGTTGTAATGGGAGTTGCCAATAAAAGAAGCATCGCCTGGGGAATAGCAAGATCGCTTGACGAAGCAGGCGCAAATTTAGTTTTTACATATGCAGGCGAACGTTTTGAAAAACCTGTACGTGACCTCGTCAGTACACTTAAAGGCAATCATGAATTAATTTTACCGTGTGATATCACAAATGATGATGAAATTAAATCATGCTTCAATACAATTAAAGAAAGTGTTGGCACAATTCACGGCTTTGCACACTGTATTGCATTTGCAGCTAAAGAAGATCTGCAGGGTGAATACACAAATACAAACCGTGATAATTTCCTTCTGGCACATAACATCAGTTCTTATTCACTGACTGCTGTTGCGAAGGAAGCCCGTCCATTAATGACAGAAGGCGGGAGCATTGTGACACTGACTTATCTCGGTGGAGAAAGAATTCTTCCAAATTACAACGTCATGGGTGTGGCAAAAGCTTCACTTGAAGCAAGTGTTCGTTATCTTGCAGGTGACCTTGGTAAAGACAATATTCGCGTTAACTCAATTTCAGCGGGACCAATCAGAACGCTGTCAGCAAAAGGAATTAACGACTTTAACTCGATTCTGAAAGAAATTGAAGAAAAAGCACCACTCAGAAGAAATACAACGCCGGAAGAAGTAGGCGACACAGCAGCATTCCTTTTCAGTGACTACTCACGAGGAATGACGGGTGAAAACCTGCACGTTGATTCAGGCTATCATATCGTAGGTTAA
- a CDS encoding stage V sporulation protein AEB, protein MSPMFFWAFVVGGLICVIGQIMMDVLKLTPAHTLSTLVVSGALLEAFGFYEPLIDFAGAGATVPITSFGNALLHGAMQEAEKHGIIGVMTGMFEVTSSGISAAIIFGFIGALIFKPKA, encoded by the coding sequence ATGAGTCCAATGTTTTTTTGGGCATTTGTTGTCGGTGGATTAATCTGTGTGATTGGACAAATCATGATGGATGTATTAAAGCTGACGCCTGCACATACGCTTAGCACGCTTGTTGTCAGTGGGGCGCTCCTCGAAGCTTTTGGATTCTATGAACCGCTGATCGATTTTGCCGGGGCAGGTGCAACCGTTCCAATCACTTCTTTTGGCAATGCGCTGCTGCACGGCGCCATGCAGGAAGCAGAGAAGCATGGGATCATTGGCGTCATGACTGGCATGTTTGAAGTGACAAGCTCCGGTATTTCAGCAGCGATTATTTTCGGGTTTATAGGTGCATTGATATTTAAACCAAAAGCCTGA